The sequence below is a genomic window from Candidatus Bathyarchaeota archaeon.
GGTGCTCTATCACCAACATTGGATATTAGAGAAGATTCTAAATGAGGCTGCACTTGAATACGTGTAATATCCCATGTAAGAGGAGTCTGATTGCTTCCATCATCATCCATCACCCAAAGACCGTAGTTTGGTGAACGTAAAGATATGCATGCCAGCTTCTCCCCATCTGGACTCACGCTTCGTACATTTTCATGTAATTCGGGAGTGAGATTTTCCTCGTACCCTGTATCCACATTAATGACAAATATTTCAACAAATGCTACATCATTAACAATTTTGGTCTTTACATTTTCAGGAAGAGGAAATGTGGTTACCTGATAATATAGCCTTTGCCCGTCAGGATGCCATGTAACACGTGATTCAACCCAGTAATTTGGATTGTGGTCTTTAGTAAGTTGTTTATTGTCACCTCCATCACTATTCATTATATAAATCTCCATGTTTCCAGTTAGGTTTCCAGTGTAGGCTATTCTATCGCCTTTTGGGCTCCATTTTGGAGGGCCTTTAAAGCTACCATCGTCTGTAAGTTTAAGCTGCATATTACTCTCAATATTCACTTTAAAGATATCAGATGAATTTGAAACGGGATCCCAGCTCCAATATGCTAGTTCATCTTCTTTTGGATTCCATGTAGGCCAACCACTGATTACATTTTCGGATGTCAATTGTTTCTTTTTTGTGCCATCACTATTCATAATCCAGATGGTCCAGTAGCCTAATCTATCGGTCGCCCAGACAATCTTATTGCCCAAGGGATTGTAAATGGCTCCGATATCCCTTCCTGGATCTTCAGTTAATCTTTTTAACCCAGGTTCCTTGTTTAGCGCCCCATATAATTTTGGAGATTTAGTTTGTATGGATAATTCTTCAATGGGTTGAGGGTATGGTAAGTTATGGCAACTAGCACAAAAGGGGCCTTGTCCATATGCATCTAGAGTTCTTTGAAGAGAAGTTGTGGGTACACCTGCATAATCTAAATGCCCCCTACCGGCTACAACGAAAGCAATAGGAAAAGTCAGGAGCAGTAACGATAAGATAATAAAAAGACCTTTAATGTGATTGTTTTGATTGAAATGATGCTTTTGACTTAAATCCATAATGCTTAACACTGCCTTAATTTTATAACACAGTTATAGAAATAAAAGTTTTGCCCGATAGAAATATTATTAAATAGAATTGAAACTTGAAATATTAATTTCTCATTTTTAGAATTAATACATAAAGAATTCATCTATATGAAATATCGGGTTGATTTAATGAAGTACGAGATTAAGATCAATAGAGATGAATGTTTAGTTTGTGGTTCATGTTACAGTACAGATCCTAAACATTTTGAAGCAGGTGAAAATGGCAGATCCCAAGTTGTCGGTGGTTCAACCAATGACATATCTGTTGGAAGCTTTAATGATAATGGAATTGAAGATGTAAAAATAGCAGCGGGTGGATGCCCTGTTAGTGCAATAAGCATTTCTGAGACTTAGCTGATAATAAGCAAAGTAATATTGATGAGTTGGATGGCCAAAATAACTAAAAAGCAAATTATACTCTTAGTTCTCTTATTCATAATTGTAGTAAGTGGTTACTTTATTTATGATCTGTCTAAAAGTACAATTACCCCATACATTACTGTTTCCGAGTTAATTGAAAACTCAGATACAATGATCGGAAGAAATATTCAAATCAGAGGAAGGGTTGAAAAAAATTCTCTGCAAGATTTTGGAATGTATTTTCAATTTTCCATATATGATGAAGAAGCATCCATAAATGTGATCTATACAGGAAGTATCGTACCTGGTTTTAAGGAAGAGAATGAAATTGTTTTAATTGGATCATTGAATTCAAACGGAGATTTTGAAGCTGGGAAAATGATATTGAAGTGCCCTTCAAAATATGAAGAGATTGAAGAAAAACATCAATTAATCGATCAATATAATAAAATGGAAGATTGAATTGAGAACAAAATACATATTTTACACAATTATTTTGATTATCGGTCTTATTTTACCATACATGATTTTTTATTACGCCCCAATCGAATCCAAAACTGGAGATTTGTATAGAATTTTCTATTTACATATTTCTACAGCTTGGATTTCCTATTTTGCTTTTGGAGTTACCATGATCGGAAGCATTTTATACTTATTCAGGAGGGAATATTTATGGGATTCAATAGCAACCATATCTGCCCAATTAGGAGTTATTTTTTGTAGCGCGACTTTGATCATCGGTTCTATCTGGGCAGGAGTAGCTTGGGGAATCTATTGGAATTGGGATCCAAGAGAAACAACAACTTTAATCCTGTGGATTTTATATGTTGCATATCTTTCCTTTCGAATGTCAATTCATGAAAAAGAAAAAAGAGCCAGAATTTCTGCTGTTTTGGGAGTATTAGCTTTCATAAGCGTTCCATTGAGTTATTTCTCTGTAAAGCTTTGGTTTTCAATACATTCATTAGTCATTCAACCAGGCAGAATAGGTTTAACTACACCTATGATTCAAACTTTAATTGTCGCTATGGCGGCAATTCTCTTGATATATTTCGTGCTCTTAAAACTTACTTTGGATGTTTTTAATTTAGAAGAAGAAATCTTGATTCTTAAAGAAAAAATGAGGTAAATATAATATGAATGTCAATGAATTTCAAGTTCTATTATTCGCGTCAATCATTTTTTGGGCGGCGATATTCGTTTACATAATATGGATAGACAGAAAAATATCTTCATTAACGAAAACTTTGAATGTACTTAAAAAGAAAAGTAAGAGAAGTCGTTAATCAACCAAAACATAT
It includes:
- a CDS encoding ferredoxin, with the translated sequence MKYEIKINRDECLVCGSCYSTDPKHFEAGENGRSQVVGGSTNDISVGSFNDNGIEDVKIAAGGCPVSAISISET
- a CDS encoding cytochrome c maturation protein CcmE, with translation MAKITKKQIILLVLLFIIVVSGYFIYDLSKSTITPYITVSELIENSDTMIGRNIQIRGRVEKNSLQDFGMYFQFSIYDEEASINVIYTGSIVPGFKEENEIVLIGSLNSNGDFEAGKMILKCPSKYEEIEEKHQLIDQYNKMED
- a CDS encoding cytochrome c biogenesis protein; this translates as MRTKYIFYTIILIIGLILPYMIFYYAPIESKTGDLYRIFYLHISTAWISYFAFGVTMIGSILYLFRREYLWDSIATISAQLGVIFCSATLIIGSIWAGVAWGIYWNWDPRETTTLILWILYVAYLSFRMSIHEKEKRARISAVLGVLAFISVPLSYFSVKLWFSIHSLVIQPGRIGLTTPMIQTLIVAMAAILLIYFVLLKLTLDVFNLEEEILILKEKMR